The following are encoded in a window of Jeotgalibacillus aurantiacus genomic DNA:
- a CDS encoding gluconeogenesis factor YvcK family protein has translation MKTKRYQKGNVVVIGGGTGLSVLLRGLKQYPVNLTAIVTVADDGGSSGRIRSDLNIPPPGDIRNVLAALSDVEPLVEEMFQYRFASKNELGGHSLGNLIIAAMTSITGDFANGIEEMSKVLNVRGRVLPSANQSLLLSAEMEDGTVIRGESKIPFSGKKIRRVYLTPEHVKALPQAVEAIEEADMIIIGPGSLYTSILPNLLVKEIGEAVINSAVPKVYICNLMTQAGETLHYTASNHIEALYDHMGERFIDYILVNNEDVPEEIRSLYDKEMAEPVKFDVERLRALGLNVVYDKIIMNKNGLIRHDTDRVAEIIVRLIAETKNQLA, from the coding sequence GCGGACTGAAGCAGTATCCTGTTAATTTGACGGCTATTGTGACCGTCGCAGATGATGGAGGCAGCTCAGGGAGGATCCGTTCTGACCTGAACATCCCTCCTCCGGGCGATATCAGAAATGTGCTCGCAGCCTTATCTGATGTTGAGCCGCTTGTTGAAGAAATGTTCCAGTACCGCTTTGCGAGTAAAAACGAACTTGGCGGGCATTCACTCGGGAATCTGATTATTGCAGCGATGACCTCCATCACTGGAGACTTTGCCAATGGGATTGAAGAGATGAGTAAGGTGCTGAATGTGCGCGGACGGGTACTGCCTTCAGCCAACCAGAGTCTGCTTTTATCAGCGGAAATGGAAGATGGTACCGTAATCAGGGGAGAATCGAAAATTCCTTTCAGCGGAAAGAAAATCCGCCGTGTTTATTTAACACCGGAACACGTGAAGGCGTTGCCTCAGGCAGTCGAAGCGATCGAAGAGGCTGATATGATCATTATTGGTCCAGGCTCCTTATACACCAGTATCCTGCCGAATCTCCTCGTGAAGGAAATTGGAGAAGCTGTCATCAATAGTGCTGTGCCAAAGGTATATATTTGCAACCTGATGACACAGGCTGGCGAAACGCTGCATTATACAGCGTCCAATCATATAGAAGCTTTGTACGATCACATGGGGGAACGGTTTATCGATTACATTCTTGTGAATAATGAAGATGTACCGGAGGAGATCCGCTCACTTTATGACAAAGAAATGGCGGAACCCGTAAAGTTTGATGTCGAGAGACTTCGTGCACTCGGTTTAAACGTGGTCTATGATAAAATTATCATGAATAAAAATGGACTGATCCGTCATGATACGGATCGGGTTGCAGAAATTATTGTCCGCTTAATTGCTGAAACGAAAAATCAGCTCGCATAA